One genomic window of Quercus lobata isolate SW786 chromosome 9, ValleyOak3.0 Primary Assembly, whole genome shotgun sequence includes the following:
- the LOC115961374 gene encoding uncharacterized protein LOC115961374, with product MCIHHGGVFITHSDTHVEYVRGTESRVSDVNIDTFVTFDMPKYAKNLGIMNVIEFLFQIPQMELHNGLCSLNKDGDVRALRDRLEFAPEKLIYIYVKHVEQVVEQQVDEDQGNEGDDEHERYKEVDERVGVDEIFLDEDYADLDDKEHPKYTEFRSEVDMPNPIFEKGMLFSDHKEFKRAMQSYRIKHEYPLLIGKNESCKVSYKCENCEWYIYALWDREENSLLVKTYRGKHTCSRAFHGRMVSARWIAVTWLEVFRGRPKIKSAEIKEGIMSQFLVDISLNKAFRSRQIALEMLKGRFAYQLKELEIIVKS from the exons ATGTGTATACATCATGGAGGGGTATTCATTACACATAGTGATACACATGTTGAATATGTTAGAGGGACTGAATCAAGGGTCTCTGATGTTAATATTGACACTTTTGTTACTTTTGATATGCCTAAGTATGCCAAAAATCTTGGTATTATGAATGTAATAGAATTTCTTTTCCAGATTCCTCAGATGGAACTTCATAATGGCTTATGTTCATTGAATAAAGATGGTGATGTGAGGGCCCTACGTGACCGGTTAGAATTTGCACCTGAAAAgttaatatacatatatgtgaAGCATGTTGAACAAGTTGTTGAGCAACAAGTTGATGAGGATCAAGGTAATGAAGGTGATGATGAGCATGAGCGTTATAAAGAAGTTGATGAAAGGGTTGGAgtagatgaaatttttttggatgagGACTATGCTGATTTG GATGATAAAGAGCACCCCAAGTACACTGAATTTAGGAGTGAGGTGGATATGCCCAACCCCATTTTTGAGAAGGGGATGTTGTTTAGTGACCACAAGGAATTTAAGAGGGCTATGCAATCTTATAGAATCAAACACGAATATCCATTGTTAATTGGTAAGAACGAATCTTGTAAGGTGAGTTACAAATGTGAAAATTGTGAGTGGTATATTTATGCCTTATGGGACCGTGAAGAAAACTCTTTGCTAGTGAAAACCTATCGAGGAAAACATACATGTTCTAGGGCTTTTCATGGTAGGATGGTGTCTGCAAGGTGGATTGCAGTTACATGGCTAGAGGTGTTTAGAGGGAGACCCAAAATCAAGAGTGCTGAGATAAAGGAAGGTATAATGAGCCAATTTCTAGTAGACATATCCTTGAACAAAGCCTTCAGGTCTAGGCAGATCGCATTGGAGATGCTTAAAGGAAGGTTTGCCTACCAGTTGAAAGAGCTAGAGATTATTGTGAAGAGTTGA